The Tenrec ecaudatus isolate mTenEca1 chromosome 6, mTenEca1.hap1, whole genome shotgun sequence genome has a window encoding:
- the LOC142451477 gene encoding olfactory receptor 6C1-like → MKNYSEVTEFILLGLSDDPKLQIMIFIFLFITYMLGITGNLTIITLTLLDSHLQTPMYFFLRNFSLLEISFTTATIPRFLGTIITGDKTISFNDCMAQFFFFILLGVTEFNLLAAMSYDRYVAICKPLHYMTIMNHRVCTLLVFASWLASFSIIFPLVMLFTQLKYCKANVIEHFTCDYFPLLRLSCSDTTFLELAGFSCAVLTLLFTLPLIILSYIYIIRTILRIPSASQRTKAFSTCSSHMIVISISYGSSIFMYINPSAKDRVSVSKGVAVLNTSVAPILNPFIYSLRNQQVKRAFMDMARKIAFK, encoded by the coding sequence ATGAAAAACTATTCAGAAGTAACAGAGTTTATACTCTTGGGCTTGTCAGATGACCCAAAGCTACAGATCATGATTTTTATCTTTCTGTTTATCACCTACATGCTCGGCATCACTGGGAACCTGACCATTATCACCCTGACCCTTTTGGATTCTCACCTCCAGACCCCCATGTATTTCTTCCTCAGAAATTTCTCTTTGTTGGAAATTTCATTCACTACTGCCACTATACCTAGGTTCCTGGGGACCATTATTACAGGGGATAAAACTATTTCCTTTAATGATTGTATGGCtcagttctttttctttattctctTGGGAGTTACAGAGTTTAATCTTCTGGCTGCCATGTCCTATGACCGATATGTGGCCATCTGCAAACCCCTGCATTACATGACCATCATGAATCACAGAGTCTGCACACTGCTAGTCTTTGCTTCTTGGTTGGCTTCATTCTCAATCATATTCCCATTAGTTATGTTGTTCACACAGCTTAAATACTGCAAGGCCAATGTTATCGAGCATTTTACTTGTGATTATTTCCCCCTATTACGTCTCTCTTGTTCAGACACCACATTCCTAGAACTAGCAGGGTTTTCCTGTGCTGTGCTTACTCTACTGTTCACTTTGCCATTAATAATTTTGTCTTACATATATATCATCAGAACAATTTTGAGAATTCCTTCTGCTAGTCAGAGGACAAAGGCCTTTTCCACATGCTCTTCCCACATGATTGTCATCTCCATCTCTTATGGCAGCAGCATTTTCATGTATATTAATCCATCAGCCAAGGACAGGGTATCTGTGAGCAAGGGCGTAGCTGTGCTAAACACCTCGGTAGCGCCCATTCTGAACCCCTTTATTTACAGCCTAAGGAATCAGCAAGTCAAGAGAGCCTTCATGGACATGGCAAGGAAGATTGCATTTAAGTAA